The following coding sequences are from one Deltaproteobacteria bacterium window:
- the lexA gene encoding transcriptional repressor LexA: MKDQTKQKERVDLLTGFYQEKGRMPSFSEMAILWGLKSKNAVSKVVAGLEEVGIIERDHKGKLIAKSISSPLRMLGTVAAGFPTPAEEELADCISLDEMLIHNRDSSFLLKVSGDSMSGAGILPDDMVIVDKGCTPKSGDIVIAEVDGEWTMKYLRKRGNEVSLVPANSKYKIIYPENELRIAGVVTSVVRQYKSSR; encoded by the coding sequence ATGAAAGACCAAACAAAACAAAAAGAAAGAGTTGACCTGCTCACCGGTTTTTATCAGGAAAAGGGCAGAATGCCCAGTTTCTCCGAGATGGCTATTTTATGGGGCCTAAAATCGAAAAACGCCGTTTCAAAGGTCGTTGCCGGGCTGGAGGAAGTGGGCATTATTGAACGTGACCATAAGGGAAAGCTTATTGCCAAATCAATAAGCTCACCCTTGAGAATGCTTGGTACCGTTGCCGCCGGTTTCCCCACACCGGCCGAGGAGGAACTGGCAGACTGTATCTCCCTTGACGAAATGCTTATTCACAACAGGGATTCAAGCTTCCTCCTCAAGGTCTCCGGTGATTCCATGTCGGGCGCAGGCATCCTCCCCGATGATATGGTTATCGTAGATAAAGGTTGCACACCTAAAAGCGGCGATATCGTCATCGCCGAAGTAGATGGTGAGTGGACCATGAAGTACCTGAGAAAACGCGGCAACGAGGTTTCCCTCGTTCCGGCAAACTCTAAATATAAAATTATATATCCTGAAAATGAATTGAGGATTGCCGGGGTGGTGACATCTGTAGTGAGGCAGTATAAGAGTTCGAGGTGA